The genomic DNA CGAACTCTTCGTACTCTTCCACTCGCAGGCCATCGTCGAGATATCCCCGCTTGAAATCAGGCAGCTTGTCCGTCAGCTCTTCGATCACGTAGTGGGGCACGGGATTGAACAGCCGCTCGACAACCGGAGGATCCGACTCGATTAGCTTGTCGGCGGTCCCCTGCCAGTTGATGGTGACCACAGCGTCGCCGCCGACCATCTCGGTAAAATGCTGCAGCCCCCGAGCGCCGCCGCCGATCAGGGTGACGTGATAGCCGCGCTCCTGGATGAGTCGATAGACCTTGCGGGCGACGGCCAGTCCCGCCTGATAGAGCACATCTCGGGAAATCACGATGTTTTCCCTTTGCACGTACTCCTGCAGGTACTGGTCATAGATACCGGCGATGTGCGACAGGTAGACCGTGGGTTTCTTACCGCTCCTGGCGCGCACCTGCTCGTGCAGCTCGCAGAAAGAAATGGCCTGCCCCACGCCGAAAACCTCGGTTGCATTGATCGGCGTGTCTTCGGCGATGAGGGTCTCCATCGCCGTCAGACCCGCGGCCGTGCAGGGGATCTTGATGCAGACATTGGGCGCCATAGCGCGGTGCAGGCGACCCTCGTGAATGATCACCCGAGGATCGTGCTCATGGATCGGATCCCCCTGGATGCTGACGTATCCGTTCTGGCGCGGTTTGGCGTCGTAGAGCGGACGGAAGATGTCGGCGATGCCCTTGACCAGCAGGCGCTGCAGAACGGCTTCCGCTTCACTGTCATCCTTGGATTCGCGGATGGCCTGGTCCAGCAGATTCAGCGCATAGGGCCCCTCGGTGGGGTGATCGATCATTTTCTGGCAATAGGATGGATTGCAGGTACAGCCCAGCGCGCCCGCGGCGATGGCCAGTTTCGCTTCCTCGCGGGTGGGATTGTTGACCCAGAACACGGTCGGCGTTAGCTTTTCTACGCGGTGGAAATACCCTTCGGTCATAGCAGCTCGCTCCTTTGTGCGGTATTCAGTCAGCGTCGGTGAGCGCTCTGGTGGCGCGCCCGCTTCATTTTCCCTGTTCCAGCACGCGCTTGAGGTACTCGACTCCCAGGCGCGGGCTCGACAGTACAGGGAGGCCTGTCTCGGCCGTGACCCGCGGGGCCAGCCGGGCCATGGAGGCCTGCGCCAGAACCAGCGTGTCCGCCCATTTCCCCACCTCTTTCGCCTTTTGCACGACCATGTCGTCATGGCGAGCTTTTTCACCAGTCATCAGCAGCTCAAAGGCGCCGGAGGCCAGGCCGGCTTTGGTCTCGACCGACTTATTCAGCGCCGCGGCCTTTTCGTCGATCAGACCGATCACCGGGTCGAGCGTCGTGGGCACCGTGGCCAGCACGCCAATGCGTGAGCCGACGGTAGCCGCTTTCTCGGCCATGCCCTCGTCGATCTTGACGATGGGAATGTTGACGATTTGCCGTGCGGCATTCATGGTCGGGCTCAGCGAAGAACAAGCATTGAAAATGGCGTCCGCGCCCATAGCCTCCGCGGCCAGGGCGTAATAACACATCCGGCGAGTCACCACGGGCGTGATGTGGCCTACTTCTCTCACCTGCGCCAGCATCGTGTCTTCGACGATGTGGGTCAGGGCTACATCCGGCAGCAGCTCGGCCATCAAGTCCAGGATCATGCGCTCACGCTCGATAAAGACGAAACTCGTATGCAGTACCACGACCTTCTTACCCATCGAACCCTCCTCAGCCAAGTTGATTTCGTTGTTACGCTTGGGCCGCGCCTGGCGCGGTGCCGCTGCGTTTTCAAACGGGTTCGCGACCCGTTCTGTCACTGGTCTCTCCCTGCGCCACGCCGTCGGCGCGCTACAGCAGCCGCCCCGTGGCATCAAACGACAGGGGTTGGGTTTGGCCCAGTACCTCGATATCACAACGCCCGCCGAGCTCGGGCAACAGAGCGGTAGAGACTGACAAGTACTCCAGGTCGCGCGTGTTGTGAGTACGCATCAGCCGCGCCTGCTCTGGCGGCACGGCGCCAATCATGCTCAAGGCAAACTGGATAGCCTCGCGGTCCGTGGCGGCCACCACCGGCAGGTAGGCTTGCTCCGGGCAGCTCGAGGCGATGGCATTCTCGTACATCGCCGCCTGGTCGATCTTGTCCGCCAGCTTGCGCGTCACAACGTCGGCCAGTCCCACCCCGAGGGCATTGCCGCGACTGGCCGCGGTCAGATCGCGCACCACGATGCGGCGGATCCGCGGCGCCAACGGCTCGCATGTGCCCGAGATACGGATGCGGCCTATGACCTTGGTGTCCAGGCCGGTACCGCTGATCTCCTTGCCCATCTCATCGACTACCAGCACATCGAGCTCGCCACAGGGCAGCCCGGGAGTGAGGGCCTGTGCTTCGCGCAGGAGCTGACGCTCGGTCTGCTCCATCTGCGCGGGCTCCACACCGACGACCCGTGCCACCC from Chloroflexi bacterium ADurb.Bin180 includes the following:
- a CDS encoding Asp/Glu/Hydantoin racemase — its product is MGKKVVVLHTSFVFIERERMILDLMAELLPDVALTHIVEDTMLAQVREVGHITPVVTRRMCYYALAAEAMGADAIFNACSSLSPTMNAARQIVNIPIVKIDEGMAEKAATVGSRIGVLATVPTTLDPVIGLIDEKAAALNKSVETKAGLASGAFELLMTGEKARHDDMVVQKAKEVGKWADTLVLAQASMARLAPRVTAETGLPVLSSPRLGVEYLKRVLEQGK
- the tal_2 gene encoding Transaldolase yields the protein MTEGYFHRVEKLTPTVFWVNNPTREEAKLAIAAGALGCTCNPSYCQKMIDHPTEGPYALNLLDQAIRESKDDSEAEAVLQRLLVKGIADIFRPLYDAKPRQNGYVSIQGDPIHEHDPRVIIHEGRLHRAMAPNVCIKIPCTAAGLTAMETLIAEDTPINATEVFGVGQAISFCELHEQVRARSGKKPTVYLSHIAGIYDQYLQEYVQRENIVISRDVLYQAGLAVARKVYRLIQERGYHVTLIGGGARGLQHFTEMVGGDAVVTINWQGTADKLIESDPPVVERLFNPVPHYVIEELTDKLPDFKRGYLDDGLRVEEYEEFGPVELFRSMFLKSWKRVLEVANQRRGAL